From a single Kitasatospora sp. NBC_00458 genomic region:
- a CDS encoding fatty acyl-AMP ligase — protein MTEALHLRSVKQPDETAYLFLRDGETPDGSLTYRELEAEARARGGALAAAGLTAGDAAVLLYPSGLEFIQSLLGCMYARVAAAPVQVPTRRSGLERVRRIADDAGTTVILTTAEIKRDLEERFGTLPELAGLTLLDTGSLAPAAELPAGRPRPDDIALLQYTSGSTGHPKGVMVSHANFLHNVAETEQVWPSGADGVVVNWLPLFHDMGMIFGVLLPLCSGIPAYLMEPAAFVRRPLRWLEAVSRFRGTHAAAPSFAYELCVRAAEEAGAEAVAEGLDLSSWRAAVNGAEPVRWRAVESFTETFGPAGFAPEAMSPGYGLAENTLKATGSSPDRRPTVLWVSGPALLEGRLELLEATAETAKPLVGAGPPAHPTHVLIVDPATLEPCRPGTVGEIWISGPCIAQGYRGRADETRETFHARPAGADRSDAAPRYLRTGDLGFLHADELFVAGRLKDVIIRKGRNYYPQDLELSVEGSAAGLHPNCAAAFSVDDGETERLVVVVEADGRVLRATGEDGLRERIRLAVHDGQRLRVDEVVVIRRGALPRTTSGKVQRRACRELYLHGALKPAVAGR, from the coding sequence GTGACCGAAGCCCTCCACCTCCGGAGCGTCAAACAACCGGACGAGACCGCCTACCTGTTCCTCCGCGACGGTGAGACCCCCGACGGCTCCCTCACCTACCGGGAGCTGGAGGCCGAGGCCCGCGCCCGTGGCGGCGCCCTCGCGGCCGCCGGGCTCACGGCCGGGGACGCGGCCGTACTGCTCTACCCCTCGGGTCTGGAGTTCATCCAGTCGCTGCTGGGCTGCATGTACGCCAGGGTCGCCGCCGCCCCGGTCCAGGTCCCCACCCGCCGGAGCGGCCTCGAACGGGTACGCCGGATCGCCGACGACGCCGGTACCACCGTCATCCTCACCACTGCCGAGATCAAGCGGGACCTGGAGGAGAGGTTCGGCACACTGCCGGAGTTGGCCGGGCTGACCCTGCTCGACACCGGGTCCCTCGCGCCGGCGGCGGAACTGCCGGCCGGGCGCCCCCGCCCCGACGACATCGCCCTCCTCCAGTACACCTCGGGCTCGACCGGCCACCCCAAGGGGGTGATGGTCTCCCACGCCAACTTCCTGCACAACGTGGCGGAGACCGAGCAGGTCTGGCCGTCAGGGGCGGACGGCGTGGTCGTCAACTGGCTCCCGCTCTTCCACGACATGGGCATGATCTTCGGCGTCCTGCTGCCGCTCTGCTCCGGCATCCCCGCCTACCTCATGGAACCCGCCGCCTTCGTCCGCCGGCCGCTGCGCTGGCTGGAGGCCGTCTCCCGGTTCCGCGGCACCCACGCGGCCGCCCCGAGCTTCGCCTACGAGCTCTGCGTACGTGCGGCCGAGGAGGCCGGAGCGGAGGCCGTGGCGGAGGGGCTCGACCTGTCCTCGTGGCGGGCCGCGGTCAACGGCGCGGAACCGGTCCGCTGGCGGGCCGTCGAGTCGTTCACCGAGACGTTCGGTCCGGCGGGATTCGCCCCGGAGGCCATGTCACCCGGCTACGGCCTGGCCGAGAACACCCTGAAGGCCACCGGGAGTTCGCCGGACCGGCGGCCGACCGTCCTGTGGGTGTCCGGCCCTGCCCTGCTCGAAGGCCGCCTCGAACTGCTGGAGGCGACCGCCGAGACGGCGAAGCCCCTGGTCGGCGCGGGCCCTCCCGCCCACCCGACCCACGTGCTGATCGTCGACCCCGCCACCCTGGAACCCTGCCGGCCCGGTACCGTCGGCGAGATCTGGATCAGCGGCCCCTGCATCGCCCAGGGCTACCGCGGCCGGGCCGACGAGACCCGGGAGACCTTCCACGCCCGCCCGGCCGGCGCGGACCGCTCCGATGCCGCCCCCCGCTATCTGAGGACCGGTGACCTCGGGTTCCTCCACGCGGACGAGCTGTTCGTCGCGGGCAGGCTCAAGGACGTCATCATCCGCAAGGGCCGCAACTACTACCCCCAGGACCTTGAGCTGTCCGTCGAGGGCTCGGCCGCCGGCCTGCACCCCAACTGCGCGGCGGCCTTCTCCGTGGACGACGGCGAGACCGAACGCCTCGTGGTCGTCGTCGAGGCCGACGGCCGCGTCCTGCGCGCGACCGGCGAGGACGGCCTGCGCGAGCGCATACGCCTGGCCGTCCACGACGGCCAGCGGCTCCGGGTGGACGAGGTCGTCGTCATCCGCCGCGGAGCCCTCCCCCGGACCACCAGCGGCAAGGTGCAGCGCCGAGCGTGCCGGGAGCTCTACCTCCACGGCGCCCTGAAGCCCGCCGTGGCCGGGCGCTGA
- a CDS encoding cytochrome P450, translated as MTDAPAPIPFPFPEGEVICQPIPQLDEIRETCPVARVALPDGTSAWLLTRHADVRQALFDPAFSNRVMPAMPSMPQNEVTAIMNESLVGMDPPEHTRLRKLVSRAFTVKRVDALRPRITQLVDELITRMEALPQPVNLVENFSVPFPVQVICELLGVPSTDGNDFRAWADTLLGDWMTDPVKRDEAALRFREYFTALIEAKRADPGDDLITALIAASDEGDKLTEREIVHLCVGMLINGYETTANAIGMFLLVLKRNPEQFAQLLANPDGVPAAVEELLRVVQTGTSGTGQPKITKQEVVVSGVTIPAGALILPGTAAANRDPSVFPDPEKLDLTRTENPHLSLGGGLHHCLGAHLARVELQEALLGLIRRMPDVEIAVPESELSMKPFSALRGLQALPVTW; from the coding sequence GTGACCGATGCTCCTGCCCCGATCCCCTTCCCCTTCCCCGAGGGGGAGGTCATCTGCCAGCCGATCCCCCAGCTGGACGAGATCCGTGAGACCTGCCCGGTCGCACGGGTGGCCCTCCCGGACGGGACGTCCGCGTGGCTGCTGACCCGCCACGCGGACGTGCGCCAGGCGCTGTTCGACCCGGCCTTCAGCAACCGGGTCATGCCCGCCATGCCCAGCATGCCGCAGAACGAAGTCACCGCGATCATGAACGAGTCGCTGGTCGGCATGGATCCGCCGGAGCACACCCGCCTGCGCAAGCTGGTCTCCCGAGCGTTCACCGTCAAGCGGGTCGACGCACTCCGTCCCCGGATCACCCAGCTCGTGGACGAGCTGATCACCAGGATGGAGGCGCTGCCCCAGCCGGTCAACCTGGTGGAGAACTTCTCCGTACCGTTCCCGGTCCAGGTGATCTGCGAGCTGCTCGGTGTCCCCAGCACCGACGGGAACGACTTCCGCGCCTGGGCGGACACCCTGCTCGGGGACTGGATGACGGACCCGGTCAAGCGCGACGAGGCCGCCCTGCGCTTCCGCGAGTACTTCACCGCGCTGATCGAGGCCAAGCGCGCCGATCCCGGCGACGACCTCATAACGGCCCTGATCGCCGCGAGCGACGAGGGCGACAAGCTGACGGAGCGTGAGATCGTCCACCTCTGCGTCGGGATGCTGATCAACGGCTACGAGACCACCGCGAACGCGATCGGCATGTTCCTGCTGGTGCTCAAGCGCAACCCCGAGCAGTTCGCGCAGCTGCTCGCCAACCCCGACGGCGTGCCCGCGGCCGTCGAGGAGCTCCTGCGTGTCGTGCAGACCGGGACCAGCGGCACCGGCCAGCCGAAGATCACGAAGCAGGAGGTGGTCGTGAGCGGTGTGACCATCCCGGCCGGAGCACTGATCCTGCCGGGCACCGCGGCCGCCAACCGCGACCCGTCGGTCTTCCCCGACCCCGAGAAGCTCGACCTCACCCGGACCGAGAACCCGCACCTCAGCCTGGGTGGCGGTCTGCACCACTGCCTGGGTGCGCACCTGGCCCGCGTCGAGCTGCAGGAGGCCCTCCTCGGCCTGATCCGGCGGATGCCGGACGTGGAGATCGCGGTGCCCGAGTCCGAGCTCAGCATGAAGCCCTTCTCGGCGCTGCGCGGCCTCCAGGCGCTGCCGGTCACCTGGTAA
- a CDS encoding type I polyketide synthase: MSEEDKLREYLKRAITDARHLQHRLKEVEDRSREPIAIVGMACRYPGGVVTPDDMWRMVAGGTDAIAGFPTDRGWDLDGLYGPDTHESGNATPLEGGFLYDASEFDASFFGISPREAMAMDPQQRLLLETSWEALEHAGIDPHSVQGSRTGVFFGGTSQDFAGLLATSSKGGQGHGLTGTTGSVLSGRVAYTLGLEGPALTVDTACSSSLVALHLAVQSLRKEECGMALAGGVSVMCTPMTFTEFSRQGGLSPDGRCKAFAGAADGTGWGEGVGVLVVERLSDARRNGHPVLAVIRGSALNQDGASNGLSAPNGPSQQRVIRQALADAGLSSAEVDVVEAHGTGTTLGDPIEAQALLATYGQDRQEGRPLWLGSIKSNIGHTLFAAGVAGVIKMVMAMRQGVLPRTLHVDEPTPFVDWSAGAVELLAEAREWPETGAPRRAGVSSFGISGTNAHMILEQAPVDEPAVELPVEPVPVALDGVVVPLVVSGRSEAALRAQAGRLVEALAGADVRPVDVAWSSASGRSRFEHRAVVLGGGVEELVEGVRVVAAGGGGAGVVRGVVEAGSRVVLVFPGQGSQWVGMGRELWGSSVVFGESMAACERALAPFVDWSLRDVVEAGEEDPRWGRVDVVQPVLWAVMVSLAALWRSSGVEPAAVVGHSQGEVAAAVVAGGLSLEDGARVVAVRSRLVAARLSGLGGMVSVSAPLAVVEGLLAGFGGEVSVAAVNGPSSVVVSGGTAGLEALLADCEANGVRARRIAVDYASHSAQVEALEAELLEALAPVRPVSSSVAFYSTVTGEGIDTAVMDAGYWYRNLRQTVRFETAVRALAADGHHTYIEASPHPVLTVPVQETLEDTPDHRTEPTVIGSLRRGEGGTERFLTSLAEAYVRGATVDWTSALAGRDAHRIDLPTYAFQHERFWPEPGTGGDVTGVGLDASGHPFLGAVVRLADSESLALIGRLSLRTHPWLSDHRVMGTVPLPGTAFVELAMLAGDQVGCDRLEELTMEAPLLLPPRGHVRLQLIVGPPDEAGLRPIRLYSQDEDAEEGAGWLCHGSGLLAAGGGPSSPDLSEWPPPGAEPVPVDDLYEIAADGPVFYGPAFQGLRAAWRRGSEVFAEVTLPSGQLERAGGFTLHPVLLDAALHTVGLGGLLDDSVPGWRPFAWSGVSVHAAGASSLRVRLAPAGAGSLTLFATDTAGVPVVSVDSLAMRPIATEQFTAGARRDSLLRIDWTAASVEAAAGPRWAVLGPVGPDLLELAHDRSEGGPVSFADLEALAASLTEGAAAPDFVLIDPSADGPGGLTDLAEAARLAAGRVLDTARAWLDPALDERLSSARLVVVTRRALAARDGEDVTGLAGAPLWGLVRSAQAENPGRFVLLDVDGDTASWRALPAALASGENQLALRAGAALTPRLGRFRALPADTAPDASEPPAPTRFDPEGTVLVTGATSGLGAMVARRLVSEHGARRLLLLSRRGPAAEGAAELVDDLREAGADAAVVACDVADRASLARALSDVPAEHPLTAVVHCAGTVDNGLLASLTPEKVDAVFRPKVDAAVNLHVLTEGTDLAAFVLFSSVAGTIGGTGQGNYAAANTFLDALAQHRRANGLTATSLAWGLWETSSGMGGRFDAALLANTSMRAVVPLPSEEGLGLFDACWRSDEPVLFPVRLSPAALRAQAGDGALPPVLRGLAPGASRRTSGDGGDSGAQLRGQLTAVSAAKRYDTLLALIRRQVASVLGHASAEAVDTDRPFKELGFDSLTAVELRNRLNAATGVRLPITAVFDYPTMEVLAGFLRDELFPASAEEAVDPQAAEEAGIREALLSLPLARLRESGLLDPLLELAEGRRPGGGQGGEEADRSESIMAMDASSLIQLAMGNSGSGASS; the protein is encoded by the coding sequence ATGTCCGAAGAGGACAAGCTTCGCGAATACCTGAAGCGCGCCATCACCGACGCGCGCCACCTCCAGCACCGTCTCAAGGAGGTGGAGGACAGGTCGCGGGAGCCGATCGCCATCGTCGGCATGGCCTGCCGCTATCCCGGCGGTGTCGTGACCCCCGACGACATGTGGCGGATGGTGGCCGGCGGCACCGACGCCATCGCGGGCTTCCCGACCGATCGCGGCTGGGACCTGGACGGCCTCTACGGCCCCGACACCCACGAGAGCGGCAACGCCACCCCTCTGGAGGGTGGATTCCTCTACGACGCATCGGAGTTCGACGCGTCGTTCTTCGGGATATCGCCCCGTGAGGCGATGGCGATGGACCCGCAGCAGCGGCTGCTCCTCGAAACGTCCTGGGAGGCCCTGGAGCACGCGGGGATCGACCCCCACTCCGTCCAGGGCAGCCGGACCGGGGTGTTCTTCGGTGGCACCTCCCAGGACTTCGCCGGGCTGTTGGCCACGTCCTCGAAGGGCGGTCAGGGCCACGGTCTGACCGGCACCACGGGCAGCGTGCTGTCCGGGCGGGTGGCCTACACCCTGGGTCTGGAGGGTCCCGCGCTCACGGTGGACACCGCCTGCTCGTCCTCGCTGGTGGCGCTGCACCTGGCCGTGCAGTCCCTCCGCAAGGAGGAGTGCGGCATGGCGCTGGCCGGCGGCGTCTCCGTGATGTGCACGCCGATGACCTTCACCGAGTTCTCCCGGCAGGGCGGACTGTCGCCGGACGGCCGGTGCAAGGCCTTCGCCGGCGCGGCCGACGGCACGGGCTGGGGCGAGGGCGTCGGCGTCCTGGTGGTCGAACGGCTGTCGGACGCGCGGCGCAACGGGCATCCGGTGCTGGCCGTGATCCGGGGGAGCGCGCTCAACCAGGACGGTGCGTCGAACGGCCTGAGCGCTCCCAACGGTCCGTCCCAGCAGCGGGTGATCCGTCAGGCGCTGGCCGACGCCGGGCTGTCGTCCGCCGAGGTGGACGTGGTGGAGGCGCACGGGACGGGGACGACGCTGGGTGACCCGATCGAGGCGCAGGCGCTGCTGGCCACCTACGGCCAGGACCGGCAGGAGGGCCGCCCGCTCTGGCTCGGCTCGATCAAGTCCAACATCGGCCACACCCTCTTCGCTGCGGGCGTGGCCGGTGTGATCAAAATGGTGATGGCGATGCGGCAGGGGGTCCTGCCGAGGACGCTGCACGTGGACGAGCCAACGCCGTTCGTGGACTGGTCGGCGGGCGCGGTGGAGCTGCTGGCCGAGGCCCGGGAGTGGCCGGAGACGGGTGCTCCGCGTCGCGCGGGCGTCTCGTCGTTCGGCATCAGCGGGACCAACGCCCACATGATCCTGGAGCAGGCCCCGGTGGACGAGCCGGCGGTGGAGCTGCCGGTGGAGCCGGTGCCGGTGGCGCTGGACGGCGTGGTGGTGCCGTTGGTGGTGTCGGGGCGTTCGGAGGCGGCGTTGCGGGCGCAGGCGGGGCGGTTGGTGGAGGCGTTGGCCGGGGCGGATGTCCGGCCGGTGGACGTGGCGTGGTCGTCGGCGTCGGGACGGTCGCGGTTCGAGCATCGGGCGGTGGTGTTGGGGGGTGGTGTGGAGGAGTTGGTGGAGGGTGTGCGGGTGGTGGCGGCGGGTGGTGGTGGTGCGGGTGTGGTGCGGGGTGTGGTGGAGGCGGGTTCGCGGGTGGTGTTGGTGTTTCCGGGTCAGGGGTCGCAGTGGGTGGGGATGGGGCGGGAGTTGTGGGGTTCGTCGGTGGTGTTCGGGGAGTCGATGGCGGCGTGTGAGCGCGCTCTGGCGCCTTTTGTGGACTGGTCGTTGCGGGATGTGGTCGAGGCGGGTGAGGAGGATCCCCGCTGGGGGCGGGTGGATGTGGTGCAGCCGGTGTTGTGGGCGGTGATGGTGTCGTTGGCGGCGTTGTGGCGGTCTTCGGGTGTGGAGCCGGCGGCGGTGGTGGGGCATTCGCAGGGTGAGGTGGCGGCTGCGGTGGTGGCGGGCGGGTTGTCGTTGGAGGACGGTGCGCGGGTGGTGGCGGTGCGTTCGCGTCTGGTGGCGGCACGGCTGTCGGGGTTGGGCGGGATGGTGTCGGTGTCGGCGCCGCTCGCGGTGGTGGAGGGGTTGTTGGCGGGGTTCGGGGGTGAGGTGTCGGTCGCGGCGGTGAACGGCCCGTCCTCGGTGGTGGTTTCGGGTGGGACGGCGGGGCTGGAGGCACTGCTCGCGGACTGCGAGGCGAACGGGGTACGGGCGCGGCGGATCGCGGTGGACTACGCCTCGCACTCCGCGCAGGTGGAGGCGTTGGAGGCGGAGCTGTTGGAGGCGTTGGCGCCGGTGCGGCCGGTGTCGTCGTCGGTGGCGTTCTACTCGACGGTCACCGGGGAGGGCATCGACACGGCGGTGATGGACGCCGGCTACTGGTACCGCAACCTGCGCCAGACCGTCCGCTTCGAGACCGCCGTCCGCGCCCTGGCCGCCGACGGCCACCACACCTACATCGAGGCCAGCCCCCACCCCGTCCTCACCGTCCCCGTCCAGGAGACCCTTGAGGACACCCCCGACCACCGCACCGAACCCACCGTCATCGGCTCACTGCGCCGGGGCGAGGGCGGGACCGAACGGTTCCTGACCTCCCTCGCCGAGGCCTACGTCCGCGGCGCCACCGTCGACTGGACCAGCGCCCTCGCCGGCCGCGACGCCCACCGGATCGACCTGCCCACCTACGCCTTCCAACACGAACGCTTCTGGCCCGAGCCCGGCACCGGTGGCGACGTCACCGGCGTGGGGCTCGACGCGTCGGGCCACCCGTTCCTCGGCGCCGTCGTCCGCCTGGCCGATTCCGAGAGCCTGGCGCTCATCGGCCGGCTGTCACTGCGCACCCACCCGTGGCTGTCCGACCACCGGGTGATGGGGACCGTACCGCTCCCCGGGACGGCCTTCGTCGAGCTGGCGATGCTCGCCGGTGACCAGGTCGGCTGCGACCGGCTCGAAGAGCTGACCATGGAGGCGCCCCTCCTGCTGCCGCCCCGCGGACACGTGCGCCTCCAGCTGATCGTGGGCCCGCCGGACGAGGCGGGACTCCGACCGATCCGGCTGTACTCGCAGGACGAGGACGCCGAGGAAGGCGCCGGGTGGCTGTGCCACGGCAGCGGGCTGCTGGCCGCCGGCGGCGGCCCGTCCTCCCCCGATCTCTCCGAGTGGCCACCGCCGGGTGCCGAGCCCGTGCCGGTCGACGACCTGTACGAGATCGCCGCCGACGGACCGGTCTTCTACGGCCCGGCGTTCCAAGGACTGCGCGCCGCGTGGCGGCGGGGAAGCGAGGTCTTCGCCGAGGTGACCCTGCCGTCCGGACAGCTGGAGCGGGCGGGCGGCTTCACCCTCCACCCCGTGCTGCTGGACGCCGCCCTGCACACCGTGGGCCTGGGAGGGCTGCTGGACGACAGCGTGCCGGGCTGGCGCCCCTTCGCATGGAGCGGCGTGTCGGTGCACGCGGCGGGCGCCTCGTCCCTCCGGGTGCGGCTCGCACCGGCCGGTGCCGGCTCGCTCACGCTGTTCGCCACCGACACCGCGGGTGTGCCCGTCGTCTCCGTGGATTCGCTGGCCATGCGCCCGATCGCGACGGAGCAGTTCACCGCCGGCGCACGGCGGGACTCGCTCCTGCGGATCGACTGGACGGCGGCGTCCGTCGAAGCGGCCGCCGGCCCCCGCTGGGCGGTGCTCGGCCCGGTGGGACCGGACCTGCTCGAACTCGCGCACGACCGCTCCGAGGGCGGGCCGGTGTCCTTCGCCGACCTGGAGGCGCTGGCCGCCTCCCTCACCGAGGGAGCCGCGGCACCCGACTTCGTGCTGATCGACCCCTCGGCCGACGGACCCGGCGGGCTCACCGACCTGGCCGAGGCCGCCCGGCTGGCCGCCGGCCGGGTGCTGGACACGGCCCGGGCCTGGCTGGACCCGGCTCTCGACGAGCGGCTGTCCTCGGCCCGCCTGGTCGTGGTCACCCGCAGGGCACTGGCCGCGCGCGACGGGGAGGACGTGACCGGGCTGGCCGGGGCACCGCTCTGGGGGCTGGTGCGCTCGGCCCAGGCCGAGAACCCCGGCCGGTTCGTGCTGCTCGACGTGGACGGCGACACCGCCTCCTGGCGGGCTCTGCCGGCGGCACTGGCCTCCGGCGAGAACCAGCTGGCGCTGCGCGCCGGGGCGGCTCTGACACCCCGGCTGGGCCGGTTCCGCGCCCTCCCCGCGGACACCGCACCGGACGCCTCCGAACCGCCCGCGCCGACCCGGTTCGACCCCGAGGGGACCGTCCTGGTGACCGGTGCCACCAGCGGCCTGGGCGCCATGGTGGCCCGGCGGCTGGTGTCCGAGCACGGCGCGCGCCGGCTGCTGCTGCTCAGCCGCCGGGGCCCGGCGGCCGAGGGCGCCGCCGAGCTGGTGGACGACCTGCGCGAGGCCGGTGCCGACGCCGCCGTGGTGGCCTGTGACGTGGCGGACCGCGCCTCGCTGGCCCGAGCACTCTCCGACGTCCCCGCCGAACACCCGCTGACCGCGGTGGTGCACTGTGCCGGAACGGTCGACAACGGCCTGCTGGCATCGCTGACGCCGGAGAAGGTCGACGCGGTGTTCCGCCCGAAGGTCGACGCGGCGGTCAATCTGCACGTGCTGACCGAGGGCACCGACCTGGCGGCCTTCGTGCTCTTCTCCTCGGTGGCCGGCACCATCGGCGGCACCGGACAGGGCAACTACGCCGCCGCCAACACCTTCCTGGACGCGCTGGCGCAGCACCGCCGTGCCAACGGGCTGACGGCCACCTCGCTGGCCTGGGGCCTGTGGGAGACGAGCAGCGGGATGGGTGGACGGTTCGACGCCGCGCTGCTCGCCAACACCTCGATGCGGGCCGTCGTCCCGCTGCCGTCCGAGGAGGGCCTCGGGCTGTTCGACGCCTGCTGGCGCTCGGACGAGCCCGTGCTGTTCCCGGTCAGGCTGAGCCCGGCCGCGCTGCGCGCCCAGGCCGGGGACGGCGCACTCCCGCCGGTCCTCCGCGGGCTGGCCCCCGGCGCGTCGCGCCGGACCTCCGGCGACGGCGGGGACTCCGGGGCGCAGCTGCGCGGACAGCTGACCGCGGTGTCCGCGGCCAAGCGCTACGACACGCTCCTGGCACTGATCCGCCGACAGGTCGCGTCGGTGCTGGGCCACGCCTCGGCCGAGGCCGTCGACACCGACCGGCCGTTCAAGGAGTTGGGTTTCGACTCGTTGACGGCGGTGGAGCTGCGGAACCGGCTCAACGCCGCCACCGGGGTGCGGCTGCCCATCACGGCCGTCTTCGACTATCCCACGATGGAGGTGCTCGCCGGCTTCCTGCGCGACGAGCTGTTTCCGGCCTCGGCCGAGGAGGCGGTCGATCCGCAGGCCGCCGAGGAGGCCGGGATCCGGGAGGCGCTGCTCTCGCTGCCGCTGGCCCGACTGCGTGAGAGCGGCCTGCTCGACCCGCTGCTTGAGCTTGCCGAGGGCCGTCGGCCCGGCGGTGGCCAGGGGGGTGAGGAGGCGGACCGCAGCGAGTCCATCATGGCTATGGACGCCTCCTCCCTTATCCAGCTCGCCATGGGCAACTCCGGCTCCGGTGCGTCGTCCTGA